The DNA region GTTCAGTACTTATTGCATCTATCAACATCTGGCCTTGCTTATTCAACGGCGCGTTCGTATTTGTCTGCAATTTCTTACCACTGCAAGTTACAAGGAATAGGGGACCCAACTTCTCAATTTTTAGTTACAAAGCTTTTGCAGGGCATGAAACGGTTAAATCACAATTCTGATACAAGACTGCCTATAACTAAAGACTtgcttgaaaaaataattttggttttaccCACTACATGCACTAATTCTTATGAAACAAGTCTTTTCTCGGCAGCATTTTCACTGGCATTTCATGGTTTATTTCGTGTCGGTGAATTGACTGTTCACTGTAAAATTCCGAACAATATTGTACTTGGTATGGAAAATCTAACTCTAGACCCTGATAAACAGCTATTGTTAATCAATCTCAAACATTCCAAGACTGACCAGGTAGGAAAAGGTACCATTTTGCAAATTGGTAAATCTGAGGGAGTTGGGTGTCCATTCAAGCTTGTTGAGAAATATTTAAGTGTTCGCCCATTGACTGCAGGGCCTCTTTTTTGtcactttgataagaccccgcTCACAAGGTACCAGTTTACGGCAGTACTCTCAAAAGCAATAGTTCGTCTTAAGTTACCGGAGAACACAAGATACAAATCTCATTCTTTTCGTATTGGAGCTAGCACTGAATTGGCATTGCAAGGTTTTTCTGCTGAAACAATTCAGAAATGTGGAAGATGGAAATCTTCGTGTTACAAGTCATACATTCGTATACCAAAATTCTAACTCATAGGCTTTGCTTATCTATTGTAGACAAACAAAAAGTGTGGTTAGTGGGGTCCTCAATACTGAAGCATGCTCAATTAGAAGCATTTTTAAGACCTGGAGGTCTTCACCTGAACCTGaaaaggctaaatatttcattatggtGGCAGGGGTACAGTGGCCTGAAATTGTCTCAAGTAGAGCAGAAGCTTAAAACCCTTGCAAAGGTGGGTCCTGCACCTAATGTCATTTTAATACACTGTGGGGGAAATGACTTAGGGGAGACTTCTATTAGAAAACTCAGGCTAGTTTGCATGAAgctttttcaatttattcaaacCAACTTCCCACATTCTAAGGTCATTTGGTCTTGCATCCTTCCACGCATACAATGGCGTTATTCTCAAAACTCTCGTGCTATGGAATCACAACGTAAACGCCTTAATTCTTGTGCATCCAGGTTAGCCTTGCGGTATGACGGCGCAATTATCCGCCATCCTGATATAAAGCGTGACTCCTTGTTCTTCTGTGATGGAGTACACTTGTCAAAATTGGCTAATGCTGTTTTTCTAAATACTCTTCAGGGGGGTCTTGAGGCTATCTTAACAAAAGGGCATGCTTGTTATCCGGCTTAGCAAGCTTACCCTAGGGCACGGTTGTAAGTTAAATCCGCTCATACCCCCACCCATATGGTGGCGGAGTTCCCAATCTCTAAAGCTCCATAGCTGCTTTCGAGTTTGGGAACTTATGGCGTGAATGAGCGGCGCTGGTCATTTCAGACTAGTGCATGTATTATTATGTGGACATCGACCCCTGCACCTCCCAAGGGTCAATCGTAAATTCTTGACTTCTGCACCTCCCAGAGTCAAGGTATTAAACCTGTGAACTTTGAACTTTGAGTGAACTTTGAATGAACTTTGaactttgtttgaatttgttgaattatgttaactacatgtatgatgttACTTGAtgtgttgaattttgaaatttggggCATGCCCTTTGTCATGTATGGCGGCCCATTACCCTTAAACAGCCGTGCCCAATCATCGccagatttgaaataaaattaaagaaatttataaatgttttactatTTGTGTTTTGCTGCGCACTTTTCTGAGATAATATTTACATCCAATTCTTTATGTATTGGATCGTGTTATCGAAGAAAGGGCCGACACCATTATCTCCCCTTTGTCACGCACTTTATTACTAGAGTTATCTCCCCATTGAATATATGAATTAAAGCCCAAGCCCAATAATCTTTCTTTCACTTCCTGTTGCTGAGAAGATAGGTTGGTTaagttaatattatatttttatctttgataAGCACGTGCTGCAAATAACCCACCCATccctcccttttgaaaaggtaTCTGCTGGTTGttctctgttttatttttcagaaaccCTGTAAGGACCTGTCATCCGGTACGGCTGTTGTATGCTACACGTGTGCACTTAACACCTGATTGGCGTGAATGAGCGGCGCTGGTCATTTCAGACTAGTGCATGTATTATTATGTGGACATCGACCCCTGCACCTCCCAAGGGTCAATCGTAAATTCTTGACTTCTGCACCTCCCAGAGTCAAGGTATTAAACCTGTGAACTTTGAACTTTGAGTGAACTTTGAATGAACTTTGaactttgtttgaatttgttgaattatgttaactacatgtatgatgttACTTGAtgtgttgaattttgaaatttggggCATGCCCTTTGTCATGTATGGCGGCCCATTACCCTTAAACAGCCGTGCCCAATCATCGccagatttgaaataaaattaaagaaatttataaatgttttactatTTGTGTTTTGCTGCGCACTTTTCTGAGATAACTATCCACCGGTGTGACAAAGCATAAAAATATGCTGATAAATATTGAATGagatgataaagtaaaaatatgcgtaaaatttatatttattgtaacAAAGTTATCGATATCTATGCTGTATGAAGTATAAGACGCGCAAAATCTACTGGaatattcaaaacaaagaaaatatattttagatttaaaaaaaaaaacaaaaggcgTACGGTGAGCTACTATATGCAAAGGATTCTTggtccttttaatttttttttacatttgaagaGAGAAGAATATGAGCTATCTGAATACATTGATAACGTCAGCGTATCTTGTCTTACTCTAGCTTCTTGCTCAACATCGAAGCTCTCTTCTGCAAACAAAGATCATTGCTAACTACTTCGCTATTAATGCTCTGATTTGATTAAGAAACTGACTTTTCCCTATACGTGGTGGACTTGTGAAATCTTCTACTGTGTGGGACTTTGCAGAGACATAGAGCTTCAAGGGACATTGTCATTTAAGCTATATCATGAATATCCTATCAATACCTTTAGATTCCTTCAGGTGTGGAATGGCGTCCTTTGTCAGAAAGAAGTGACACTTTGCGTTGGTGTCCATCAGGGAGTCGTAATGTCCCCCTGTGGTATCAGTGGTTTTAGCGTAGTGCATTATTCCGGCATTATTTACCTAGACAAGATCAATACTTTGTACGACAGCCTTCTATATAATTACAAATTTGTGAACAGAAATATATACATTTcgtttattgtttttaaaataaattccttTCTGGTCAAACccattaaactattttttttattcgatagGTAGtactttgtaatttttaataaatttgtaatttctttttaaaaagtatgttAGTaaatttaaggtcagacgacacgttcctcaatcttatataacattttccaggaatttgttaatggtttactactactctgacaagctttcttgcaaaaaattaggataccttaccaggcatttctgcaaaatactacaGATTgtaatttcctatataatcttcttgtaaatacacttgaattgctgatataaaaataaatacagcacaacgaaattcactatattaggCCGGGCTTTTAACTCAAAACCTTTAAAACCTCGCTCCTGGCAGAGAGCGGCCATCGCTTTATATCTTATTTCAACTTGCTGCACACGGCTGCATGGGGTCCGGATGGGGACTGCAGTTTTTGTTGCAGATTGTTGttagatttattcattcttATTGCAAAATTTTTATCTCCACTTTCAACACGGATAGAAGAGGTACAGTTGGGGTTGGTACCATTTAGTTTGCAATTAATATATTCTATTTTCTCTACAGTATTAACCATCGTCTTTTAATGGGTGTTTTTTGGCCCTTGTTAGTTTTACGTCACTGTAAAACTgttctaaaaacatttattcCATTCCTGTATTTGTAGACATCGTTTAATGTAAGTACCGCAGCTTATTTTGATGTCAACAagttactacatgtagtatgtcgAAGTTTAATTTGGTTGTTtcgctctagttatttttctgaCCTAAGTAGTTTTCATTTACTATTATATACGAAATAAAGCTGTACAtgcaaatatacaaatatttactATGCCTTTTTGGTTACAAAGGTAAGATATTTTATTATCACAACACATTCCACTGCAgtatttttttggcaaaaaatcaGGTCaacataacaaacaaataatcatGCAATATGCAAACGTGCTTGTGTGTAAAAATCAATAAGACAATTATAAAACCGCGTTcatcattctttaaaaaaagcttTAATTTATCTTCAACCCTTGATGCTTTGTTTTACATAATGATCAGATGAATAAATGCATTTGCtattacataaaatatcatttctttttaaatctcTATTTACGAAAGACCTTGAtttaaatgtactttaaatTTGCACGATAAAGAATTTAAAACCATACCGTACCTAaccttttaaacaatattcatttataatttttaattgtaaTACAATTACAAGGCTGGAAAGTCTAGAAACTCTCGGTCAAAACAaccttaaaaaattcaaatacgaTTTTTGTTTTTGCCATTATAACTACTAGTGAAAAACAATTCTGGCTTCTTAAATATGTTCCTGTATACTATCtagtaattttttaatttttttttttgggggggggggggggtcaaaatatcTTCAATTACTGAGGCAACGCGTGAACATTTAGCCTTTTTAAGAATGGACTAGTTCAATATGTAGTCTTAATCAAGATAAAACAAGTAACAGTATAGACAAGTAacccattttctttatttcacaCTGGTTGCCACAGCGGATGACACGCAATGGCGCCCCCCATCTACAAATAAGATCTGTCCCGTGATAAATGATGCGTCATCTGACGCTAAAAACGCTACAGCTTGAGCAATGTCCGCCGGAAGTCCAACTCGACCAATCGGGTGCTTTGATTTCTGGATCTCTAAAAACTGAAGAAATTTTGCAAGCATTATCTCTATTTCCCTCTCGtttcagttacatgtatttataaaaactgGCCATGGTAGAGATTCcttcaatttaaaatcaattttaatacatTACCTGTTGGTATTTTCCTTCGTCCTGATACGCGGAGTGATCTCGTCTGGCTATTTTACTTACGACCGTACCAGGACTATAGAAAAACAATTGATTTGTATACACAATAAACttgttaattgaaaaaaatatcgatATAATCTTTATATTATTCATCTTCACTTACTTCACTGCATTCACTCGGACACCAAATGGAGCCAGTTCTGTAAAAGATTGTATAGACATGTggatttaaagtaaaattttcaggtTAATAAGCAGCATTTGTATTATGACTAACATGCACAAAAGTTTCGAGTatcctacatgtatgtttgtatATGTTATCATACACTGCCTGTATTCTTAAAGTCAAATATGGGtatgtttgttcaaatttttCGGGCTTTacaagatttgatcacgtggcCAACCAATTTCATATCACGGTGAACATTTGAACTTGCTGttgatttattaaatgaatGACATACCTAAAGATAGGCACTGTGTAAACATATCAAGGGCTGCTTTACTCATACAATACACGGCTACCTCCGCCATCTGTAAATAATTCATGAGTTTAAAACAATGGATTGGATAtaatacactttttaaaaagtctgTATCATTTAGATTtagatattatataaaaaccTACCGGCTTTGGGCCACAGATACTAGATATATTTACAATGTtgcctaaaattaaaaaaaaaaaggtccaTAACATACATTACAAAAAGCAACGAAATCTTAGAtatgttaaaaaacaaaatagattCTCAATCAGaaaaagatgttaaaaaataaaaaatgtttttccttttctagataaaaatttaaatcaattataCAATGATAATTCTTCGGCGTAAAATATAAACAACGTTTAACATCTACAAACAATTTCAACCAATATTTTGTACAGATATGTTCATTGATTTACGCATCCTGAAAATTGAACCCttacaaatattaatgaaaccacatcACTGTTTTTAGATACCTTTTGACTCCTTCAGATATGGAACGGCGTCCTTAGACAGAAAAAAGTGACTCTTTGTGTTGGTGTTCATCATTGAGTCATATTGTTCTTCTGTGGTTTCAGTGGTTTTAGCATAGTACATTGTTCCAGCATTATTCACCTAGGTAAAATAAGCAATATTTTGGGGGACGGTGTTCGGTTTTTTTGCATCCATTTAAGGTAATGGTCCATACCccactagataaataaaatgcgtacagaattttttcatatttttcaaacatgtatctGAGGATATGttctcatcaaattttaccctgttgggtggtccatcggtattataaaagctagggtcattgctaaaaatagaaccgattGCGGAAAATTGCGCTTTTTCATACATAAAGAATATAAGCATAAGCCTGAAATCagaatttcacaaaataattttttgacttatatcctatgtaaaaaaaaggaattattatttcaaaacaaatttttttatgttacacttgcttatttatcaaaaatagataaatcttcatacaaatgagataaaatgaaataaattttcaaagagaatttaagctcttataattttatttacgtacagaattctctaaaattttgatattatttacacaTTAACGCCCTTAATCAATTGGACATAAAATTACCCAAAGGATCGGCCTTTTCAGGATCACAATGGGCGTATTTtgggtaaaaatcattaaaatatatattttgaaaaaagatccgtaaaaattaaattgtgcataggtttattatttcatcactctaaaaaatatgtttagattattgttaaatagaaaAGATGATCTAAACAAACTGTTGATCAATTTGTATTATCTAATCCGCAAAAGATTGTATCTTTGGATATCGGTAAGTATTatggatcgagatcggtatttagaaattgcagtcCCACGCGTGGATAATGCTAACTACCTGATATATGCCTGTAAGACAAAACCTCTATTCAACCtttttttactggttttaaagactgttcttaaaatgaaataacttttcttaagcgcatgattttaattctaaaaacattttttgtggaAAATATATCTATGCTCGTTGCTAAGCGAATATAGGATATAGATGAAATAagtcaaattatttccccttgtgtCTTTATCTCCCTTATGCACTGGAATATAGATCTCGGTCAGGATGTTTATGC from Crassostrea angulata isolate pt1a10 chromosome 7, ASM2561291v2, whole genome shotgun sequence includes:
- the LOC128191803 gene encoding uncharacterized protein LOC128191803; translation: MPPRRSKRMRIETTRASESRTARTREQRPNGIMDDGPSEPVQTNSEVTQPSRTTTSSSYAICMDDIPPAVPSVHNMLDKQKVWLVGSSILKHAQLEAFLRPGGLHLNLKRLNISLWWQGYSGLKLSQVEQKLKTLAKVGPAPNVILIHCGGNDLGETSIRKLRLVCMKLFQFIQTNFPHSKVIWSCILPRIQWRYSQNSRAMESQRKRLNSCASRLALRYDGAIIRHPDIKRDSLFFCDGVHLSKLANAVFLNTLQGGLEAILTKGHACYPA
- the LOC128191804 gene encoding uncharacterized oxidoreductase TM_0325-like — its product is MPNFEQKVVLITGASAGIGEGIALHFASLGAQLSLSGRNREELSRVSTLCQQQGAKEEQILIQDGDLTSAEFRKKLLLNTIEKFKRLDVLVNNAGTMYYAKTTETTEEQYDSMMNTNTKSHFFLSKDAVPYLKESKGNIVNISSICGPKPMAEVAVYCMSKAALDMFTQCLSLELAPFGVRVNAVNPGTVVSKIARRDHSAYQDEGKYQQFLEIQKSKHPIGRVGLPADIAQAVAFLASDDASFITGQILFVDGGRHCVSSAVATSVK